Proteins from one Acidiphilium multivorum AIU301 genomic window:
- a CDS encoding glycosyltransferase family 4 protein, with amino-acid sequence MRHLPDPAGIMIVTDAWHAQVNGVVRTLSMLADQLARLGQRVLVVGPDRFLTLPCPFYPEIRLAVAPGRRLGRIVDNFAPDALHIATEGPLGVAAARLARRRGWQFTTAYHTRFPDYLAARTALPRRLSYAWLRRFHLHGAGTMVATVSLADELRARGFSNTLLWSRGVDADLFNPGRAIDLPYERPIFLSVGRLAVEKNLPAFLDLDLPGTKLIVGDGPARPALERRHAGPRTVFLGTRHGPDLASLFASADVFVFPSRTDTFGLVVLEALASGTPVAAFPVAGPADIIGGATPPVGVLDEDLGSAALAALKLDRADCRRFAERHSWASCAALFMRHLVPIRGRGPAPD; translated from the coding sequence ATGCGGCACCTGCCTGATCCCGCCGGAATCATGATCGTCACCGACGCCTGGCACGCCCAGGTGAACGGTGTCGTGAGGACACTCTCGATGCTGGCGGATCAGCTTGCGCGGCTCGGCCAGCGGGTGCTCGTCGTCGGGCCGGATCGGTTCCTCACGCTGCCCTGCCCGTTCTATCCCGAAATCCGCCTCGCGGTCGCGCCGGGCCGGCGGCTCGGCCGGATTGTCGACAATTTCGCGCCGGACGCGCTGCACATCGCCACCGAAGGGCCGCTCGGCGTCGCCGCCGCGCGCCTGGCCCGGCGCCGGGGCTGGCAGTTCACCACCGCCTATCATACCCGCTTTCCCGACTATCTCGCGGCGCGGACCGCCCTGCCCCGGCGGCTCTCGTATGCCTGGCTCCGCCGCTTCCATCTGCACGGCGCCGGCACGATGGTGGCGACCGTTTCGCTCGCCGACGAGCTCCGCGCGCGGGGGTTTTCGAACACGCTGCTCTGGTCGCGCGGCGTGGATGCCGACCTCTTCAACCCCGGCCGGGCGATCGACCTGCCCTACGAGCGGCCGATCTTTCTCTCGGTCGGGCGGCTCGCGGTGGAGAAGAACCTGCCCGCCTTTCTCGATCTCGACCTGCCGGGCACGAAGCTCATCGTCGGCGATGGCCCGGCCCGGCCGGCGCTCGAACGGCGCCATGCGGGACCGCGGACGGTGTTTCTGGGCACGCGGCACGGCCCGGACCTGGCGAGCCTGTTCGCCAGCGCGGATGTTTTCGTGTTTCCGAGCCGGACGGACACGTTCGGCCTCGTCGTGCTCGAGGCGCTGGCGAGCGGCACGCCCGTCGCGGCGTTTCCGGTGGCGGGGCCGGCCGACATCATTGGGGGCGCGACGCCGCCGGTCGGTGTTCTCGATGAGGATCTGGGATCGGCGGCGCTGGCCGCCCTGAAACTTGACCGCGCCGACTGCCGGCGCTTTGCCGAACGCCACAGCTGGGCGTCCTGTGCCGCGCTGTTCATGCGGCACCTGGTGCCGATCCGCGGGCGCGGACCGGCACCGGATTAG
- a CDS encoding UDP-2,3-diacylglucosamine diphosphatase, translating into MTVPGAIIRYRSVFISDIHLGTRGSRADFLADFLRRTSAEHIYLVGDIIDGWRLRRGWYWDRHHDDVINLLLRHARAGAKITYVPGNHDELVRRYLHLGLEIAGVRFAEEAEHVTAAGERLLVIHGDQFDSVVRYAKLLAVLGDWAYTGALALNRWFNIARARFGYPYWSLSAYLKRQVKEAVKAIDRFEVALAAEASARGFDGVVCGHIHHPEMRVVNGVRYINDGDWVESCTALVEHHDGRLELLDWAALNRLSFLAPRGETAQPGAMDAAPA; encoded by the coding sequence ATGACAGTCCCCGGCGCGATCATCCGCTATCGCAGCGTGTTCATCTCGGACATCCATCTCGGCACGCGCGGCAGCCGGGCGGATTTCCTCGCCGATTTCCTGCGGCGGACCAGCGCCGAGCACATCTACCTCGTCGGCGACATCATCGACGGCTGGCGGCTGCGCCGCGGCTGGTACTGGGACCGCCACCATGACGACGTGATCAACCTGCTGCTCCGCCATGCGCGGGCCGGCGCGAAGATCACGTATGTGCCGGGCAATCACGACGAACTCGTGCGGCGCTATCTTCATCTCGGGCTCGAAATCGCCGGCGTGCGGTTCGCCGAGGAGGCGGAGCACGTCACCGCCGCCGGCGAGCGGCTGCTGGTGATCCACGGCGACCAGTTCGACTCGGTCGTGCGCTATGCGAAGCTGCTCGCGGTTCTCGGCGACTGGGCCTATACCGGGGCGCTGGCTCTCAACCGCTGGTTCAACATCGCCCGCGCGCGGTTCGGCTACCCGTACTGGTCGCTCTCCGCCTATCTCAAGCGCCAGGTGAAGGAGGCGGTGAAGGCGATCGACCGGTTCGAGGTCGCGCTGGCCGCCGAGGCCTCGGCGCGCGGCTTCGACGGCGTGGTCTGCGGCCATATCCATCATCCGGAAATGCGCGTGGTCAACGGCGTGCGCTACATCAACGACGGCGACTGGGTGGAAAGCTGCACGGCGCTCGTCGAGCATCACGACGGAAGGCTCGAACTGCTCGACTGGGCCGCGCTCAACCGGCTCTCCTTCCTCGCTCCCCGCGGCGAGACCGCCCAGCCCGGCGCAATGGATGCGGCACCTGCCTGA
- a CDS encoding ketosteroid isomerase-related protein has protein sequence MTMHSTPAEATRALIEAYYAAFNEGRPQSMLDLLSEDVAHDINQGKREAGRAAFAAFLDHMNVSYRERLTDIVVFASADGRRAAAEFVVHGEYLKTDAGLPEARGQRYVLPAGAFFDVRDGKIARVTNYYNLQDWTAQVGG, from the coding sequence ATGACCATGCACAGCACGCCAGCCGAAGCGACCCGGGCCCTCATCGAAGCCTATTACGCCGCGTTCAATGAGGGGCGGCCGCAGAGCATGCTCGACCTGCTGAGCGAGGATGTCGCGCACGACATCAACCAGGGGAAGCGGGAGGCCGGCCGTGCCGCCTTCGCCGCCTTTCTCGATCACATGAATGTCTCGTATCGCGAGCGCCTGACCGACATCGTCGTCTTCGCCAGCGCCGACGGGCGGCGCGCCGCGGCGGAATTCGTGGTGCATGGCGAATATCTGAAGACCGATGCCGGGCTGCCCGAGGCGCGCGGCCAGCGCTACGTGCTGCCCGCGGGCGCCTTCTTCGATGTGCGCGACGGCAAGATCGCGCGCGTCACCAATTATTACAATTTGCAGGACTGGACGGCCCAGGTCGGCGGTTGA
- a CDS encoding NADP-dependent oxidoreductase, with protein sequence MSQPESRQFRLIRRPVGLPKRDDFEFRVEPARPPEAGEVMVGVEYISLDPAMRGWMNEGKSYIKPVGLGEVMRAGAIGTVIESRAEGFAAGDVVTGPLGVQSVATLAAKDCLKVDPSLAPKPLFISTLGMPGMTAYFGLLAVGEPKQGETVVVSAAAGAVGALVGQIAKIQGCRVVGIAGREDKCRYIVDELGFDAAIDYKTESVPDRLRETCPNGIDVYFDNVGGQILDDCLARINLRARIVICGAISQYNSTTPVRGPANYLSLLVNRARMQGMIVFDWADRYPEGMRAMAGWLKEGKLKSREDIVDGLDNFPETLLKLFTGENFGKLVLKV encoded by the coding sequence ATGAGCCAGCCCGAAAGCCGCCAGTTCCGTCTGATCCGCCGCCCCGTCGGCCTGCCGAAGCGGGATGATTTCGAATTCCGCGTCGAGCCGGCGCGCCCGCCGGAAGCCGGCGAAGTCATGGTCGGCGTCGAATACATCTCGCTCGACCCCGCGATGCGCGGCTGGATGAACGAGGGCAAGTCCTACATCAAGCCGGTCGGGCTTGGCGAGGTGATGCGCGCCGGCGCGATCGGCACGGTGATCGAAAGCCGCGCCGAGGGCTTCGCCGCCGGCGATGTGGTGACCGGCCCGCTCGGCGTGCAGAGCGTCGCGACCCTCGCCGCGAAGGACTGCCTGAAGGTCGATCCGTCCCTGGCGCCGAAGCCGCTGTTCATTTCCACCCTCGGCATGCCGGGCATGACCGCCTATTTCGGCCTTCTTGCCGTCGGCGAGCCGAAGCAAGGCGAGACGGTGGTGGTCTCCGCCGCCGCCGGCGCCGTCGGCGCGCTGGTCGGGCAGATCGCGAAGATCCAGGGCTGCCGCGTGGTCGGCATCGCCGGCCGCGAAGACAAGTGCCGCTACATCGTCGACGAACTCGGGTTCGATGCGGCGATCGACTACAAGACCGAAAGCGTGCCCGACCGTCTGCGCGAAACCTGCCCGAACGGCATCGACGTCTATTTCGACAATGTCGGCGGCCAGATCCTCGACGATTGCCTGGCCCGCATCAACCTGCGCGCGAGGATCGTCATCTGCGGCGCGATCTCGCAATACAACAGCACGACGCCGGTGCGCGGGCCGGCGAACTATCTCTCGCTGCTCGTCAATCGCGCGCGGATGCAGGGCATGATCGTGTTCGACTGGGCCGACCGCTATCCCGAAGGCATGCGGGCGATGGCCGGCTGGCTGAAAGAGGGCAAGCTGAAGAGCCGCGAAGACATCGTGGACGGACTCGACAATTTTCCCGAAACGCTTCTGAAACTTTTCACCGGCGAAAATTTTGGAAAGCTCGTCCTGAAGGTCTGA
- a CDS encoding ABC transporter ATP-binding protein — translation MADNILEARGLSKAFRGFMAVQDVDLSIERGSIHALIGPNGAGKTTCFNLLTKFLQPSAGRIVFEGRDITELKPADVARRGMVRSFQISAVFGHMSALENVRVALARSRGGNFDFWRSERALSVFNDRAHELLYDVGLSDSVDVPAAELSYGRKRALEIATTLALDPKLMLLDEPTAGMTESDVARIVALIRQIRSGRTILMVEHNLSVVSGLSDRITVLARGRVLAEGDYASVSADEAVITAYLGSEHADA, via the coding sequence ATGGCTGACAATATTCTCGAAGCTCGTGGCCTGTCCAAGGCATTCCGTGGTTTCATGGCCGTGCAGGACGTCGATCTGTCGATCGAACGGGGTAGTATTCATGCCCTGATCGGTCCGAACGGGGCCGGCAAAACCACCTGCTTCAACCTGCTGACCAAATTCCTGCAGCCGAGTGCCGGACGCATCGTGTTCGAGGGGCGCGACATCACCGAGCTCAAGCCGGCGGACGTCGCGCGTCGCGGCATGGTCCGCAGCTTCCAGATTTCGGCGGTGTTCGGGCACATGAGCGCGCTGGAGAACGTCCGCGTCGCCTTGGCCCGGTCGCGCGGCGGCAATTTCGATTTCTGGCGCAGCGAACGCGCGCTTTCGGTCTTCAACGACCGCGCGCACGAACTCCTCTACGATGTCGGCCTTTCGGACAGTGTCGATGTCCCCGCGGCCGAGCTTTCCTACGGCCGCAAGCGCGCCCTCGAGATTGCGACGACGCTGGCGCTCGATCCGAAGCTGATGCTGCTCGACGAGCCGACCGCCGGGATGACGGAATCCGACGTGGCGCGGATCGTCGCCCTCATTCGCCAGATCCGCAGCGGCCGGACCATCCTCATGGTCGAGCACAATCTCTCGGTCGTTTCCGGCCTCTCGGACCGGATCACCGTGCTGGCGCGCGGACGGGTGCTGGCCGAGGGCGACTATGCCAGCGTTTCCGCCGATGAAGCGGTGATCACCGCCTATCTCGGCTCGGAGCATGCCGATGCTTGA
- a CDS encoding ABC transporter ATP-binding protein — protein sequence MLEVADLNAWYDESHVLHGMKFEVREGECVTLLGRNGAGKSTTLKAIMGLVPKRSGSIRFRGAELIAARPDTIGRAGIGFCPEDRGIFAGLSVEENLMLPPVVAPGGMSVADIHELFPNLRERAKSPGTKLSGGEQQMLAIARILRTGAKLLLLDEPTEGLAPVIVQQIGHMIAEIKRRGFTVLLVEQNFRFAAKLADRHYLVEHGQVVDMIPAHELAARAESLNRRLGI from the coding sequence ATGCTTGAAGTTGCCGATCTCAACGCCTGGTACGACGAAAGCCATGTCCTGCACGGCATGAAATTCGAGGTGCGCGAGGGCGAGTGCGTCACCCTGCTCGGCCGCAACGGCGCCGGAAAATCCACGACGCTGAAGGCGATCATGGGCCTGGTGCCGAAGCGGTCCGGCAGCATCCGCTTCCGCGGCGCGGAACTGATCGCCGCCCGTCCGGACACGATCGGCCGGGCCGGAATCGGCTTCTGCCCGGAGGATCGCGGCATCTTCGCGGGCCTGTCGGTCGAGGAAAACCTGATGCTGCCGCCGGTCGTCGCCCCCGGCGGCATGAGTGTCGCCGATATTCACGAGCTGTTTCCCAACCTCCGCGAACGCGCGAAGAGCCCCGGAACGAAACTCTCCGGCGGCGAGCAGCAGATGCTGGCGATCGCCCGGATCCTGCGCACCGGCGCGAAGCTGCTGCTGCTCGACGAGCCCACCGAAGGCCTCGCGCCGGTCATCGTGCAGCAGATCGGCCACATGATCGCCGAGATCAAGCGCCGCGGTTTCACCGTTCTGCTTGTCGAACAGAATTTCCGTTTTGCCGCCAAACTTGCTGACCGGCACTACCTCGTCGAGCATGGCCAGGTCGTCGACATGATCCCGGCCCATGAACTCGCGGCCCGCGCCGAGTCGCTCAACCGGCGACTTGGTATCTGA
- a CDS encoding ABC transporter substrate-binding protein translates to MDLTRRNLLGGAAAGVAAATLPGARARAASAKKLKIAVISDFSGPYRDIGGPTSVACVEQAIADFGAKQKGYDVEVIKGDHQENPGVGTALARRFYDEGADLVIDVPNSAIGIAIEGVAHDKNRAYINTNSASSEITGKFCNAQTVHWTYDTYMLSHSTGGAIVKAGGKKWFFITADYAFGHLLHDQTAAVVKQMGGQVLGNINYPFPQTTDFSSYLIQAQSSGADVLGLANAGKDTVNSIKQAHQFGLNKKMRIAGLLIFLNDVHGMGLDIAQGLTLTESFYWNLNDRTRAFMKRVKPRTPNNYPSMGQAGCYSGTLHFLKAVEAMNNMKDVKNGAAVIAQMKKMPTDDDAYGKKYIREDGRFMCDAYLFRVKSPSESKEPWDYYELLATTPAKDAFMPMAAEGCPLVKA, encoded by the coding sequence ATGGACCTGACCAGAAGAAACCTTCTCGGCGGCGCCGCCGCCGGTGTTGCCGCCGCCACCCTGCCGGGCGCGCGGGCGCGCGCGGCCTCGGCGAAGAAGCTCAAGATCGCGGTGATCAGCGATTTCTCCGGTCCCTATCGCGACATCGGCGGCCCGACCTCGGTGGCCTGCGTCGAGCAGGCGATCGCCGATTTCGGCGCCAAGCAGAAGGGCTACGACGTCGAGGTGATCAAGGGCGATCACCAGGAGAATCCCGGCGTCGGCACCGCTCTCGCGCGCCGCTTCTACGATGAGGGCGCCGACCTCGTGATCGACGTGCCGAACTCGGCGATCGGCATCGCCATCGAGGGCGTCGCGCACGACAAGAACCGCGCCTACATCAACACGAACTCGGCGTCGTCCGAAATCACCGGCAAGTTCTGCAACGCGCAGACCGTGCACTGGACCTACGACACCTACATGCTGTCGCACTCCACCGGCGGCGCCATCGTCAAGGCTGGCGGCAAGAAGTGGTTCTTCATCACCGCCGATTACGCGTTCGGCCACCTGCTGCATGACCAGACCGCGGCGGTCGTCAAGCAGATGGGCGGCCAGGTGCTGGGCAACATCAACTATCCGTTCCCGCAGACGACCGACTTCTCCTCCTACCTGATCCAGGCCCAGTCCTCCGGCGCCGACGTGCTCGGCCTCGCCAACGCCGGCAAGGACACGGTCAACTCGATCAAGCAGGCGCACCAGTTCGGCCTCAACAAGAAGATGCGGATCGCCGGTCTGCTGATCTTCCTGAACGACGTCCACGGCATGGGTCTCGATATCGCCCAGGGCCTGACGCTGACCGAGAGCTTCTACTGGAACCTGAACGACCGCACGCGCGCCTTCATGAAGCGCGTGAAGCCCCGCACGCCGAACAACTACCCCTCGATGGGCCAGGCCGGCTGCTACTCCGGCACGCTGCACTTCCTCAAGGCCGTCGAGGCCATGAACAACATGAAGGACGTCAAGAACGGCGCCGCCGTCATCGCCCAGATGAAGAAGATGCCGACCGATGACGACGCCTACGGCAAGAAGTACATCCGCGAGGATGGCCGCTTCATGTGCGACGCCTACCTGTTCCGCGTGAAGTCGCCCTCCGAGAGCAAGGAGCCGTGGGACTACTACGAACTCCTCGCGACCACCCCCGCGAAGGACGCCTTCATGCCGATGGCGGCAGAAGGCTGCCCGCTGGTCAAGGCCTGA
- a CDS encoding branched-chain amino acid ABC transporter permease, with product MLMILGKPAPLLFGQLLLGIINGSFYAMLSLGLAIIFGLLNVINFAHGALFMVGAFVTWGLLHYLGIGYWPAMVLAPVMVGAFGLGLERTLIRFTYKLDILYGLLLTFGLALVLEGLFTNAYGSSGVSYSAPGILSGTLDLGFMYLPVYRGFVVVAAIVICVAVWFVIEKTSLGALLRAATENPSLVQAFGVNVPRVIALTFAAGVALAGLAGVLAAPLYSVNPGMGTDLINTVFAVVVIGGMGSIGGAILTGFGLGIIQGFTEVYYPAASSVVVFAVMAVVLLARPAGLFGRVA from the coding sequence ATGCTCATGATCCTCGGCAAGCCGGCGCCGCTGCTGTTCGGGCAGTTGCTGCTCGGCATCATCAACGGCTCGTTCTATGCGATGCTGTCGCTCGGGCTGGCGATCATCTTCGGCCTGCTCAACGTGATCAACTTCGCGCATGGCGCGCTCTTCATGGTCGGCGCCTTCGTGACCTGGGGGCTGCTGCATTATCTCGGCATCGGCTACTGGCCGGCGATGGTGCTCGCCCCCGTCATGGTCGGTGCGTTCGGGCTCGGGCTCGAACGCACGCTGATCCGCTTCACCTACAAGCTCGACATTCTCTATGGCCTGCTGCTGACCTTCGGCCTCGCCCTCGTGCTCGAAGGGCTGTTCACCAACGCCTATGGCAGCTCCGGCGTGTCCTATTCCGCGCCGGGCATCCTCTCCGGCACGCTGGATCTCGGCTTCATGTATCTGCCGGTCTATCGCGGCTTCGTGGTCGTCGCGGCGATCGTCATCTGCGTCGCGGTGTGGTTCGTGATCGAGAAGACGAGCCTCGGCGCATTGCTGCGCGCCGCGACGGAGAACCCCTCGCTCGTGCAGGCCTTCGGCGTGAACGTGCCGCGCGTGATCGCGCTCACCTTCGCCGCCGGCGTCGCCCTCGCGGGGCTCGCCGGCGTGCTGGCGGCGCCGCTCTATTCGGTGAACCCGGGCATGGGAACCGACCTGATCAACACCGTCTTCGCCGTTGTCGTCATCGGCGGCATGGGATCGATCGGCGGCGCCATCCTCACCGGCTTCGGTCTTGGCATCATCCAGGGCTTCACCGAGGTCTATTACCCGGCGGCGTCGTCGGTGGTCGTGTTCGCGGTGATGGCCGTGGTTCTGCTGGCCCGTCCGGCCGGCCTGTTCGGAAGGGTGGCGTGA
- a CDS encoding branched-chain amino acid ABC transporter permease: MFGFTRAQAVGFLLMAALLAVAPFVVYPIFVMQVMCFALFAMGANLLMGYTGLLSLGQAAFFGMGGYVAGYMIQTMHASTEVGLLLGGLTAAAIGVVFGWLAIRRQTIYFAMITLALAQLVYFFAVQDTGFTGGENGIQNIPRGALFGSIPLHADKQIYWLVFAVFILGFLFVHRVIHSPFGQVVKAIRENENRAISLGYKVEHYKWIIFVLAAALGGVAGGLNALVVRIATLTDVGNVTSGLVVLMVLVGGIGTVFGPLVGAAIIVAMQYYLASFSDWVTVIQGTIFIACVLAFRRGVAGEVASWLKLSL; encoded by the coding sequence ATGTTCGGTTTCACCCGTGCCCAGGCCGTGGGCTTTCTGCTCATGGCCGCGCTCCTCGCGGTCGCCCCGTTCGTCGTCTACCCGATCTTCGTCATGCAGGTGATGTGCTTCGCCCTGTTCGCGATGGGGGCGAACCTGCTCATGGGCTACACCGGCCTGCTGTCGCTCGGCCAGGCCGCGTTCTTCGGCATGGGCGGCTATGTCGCCGGCTACATGATCCAGACGATGCACGCCTCGACCGAGGTCGGCCTTCTCCTCGGCGGCCTCACCGCCGCCGCGATCGGCGTCGTGTTCGGCTGGCTCGCCATCCGCCGGCAGACCATCTATTTCGCGATGATCACGCTGGCGCTCGCCCAGCTGGTCTATTTCTTCGCCGTGCAGGACACCGGCTTCACCGGCGGCGAGAACGGCATCCAGAACATCCCGCGCGGCGCGCTCTTCGGCAGCATCCCCTTGCATGCCGACAAGCAGATCTACTGGCTGGTCTTCGCGGTGTTCATCCTGGGGTTCCTCTTCGTGCACCGGGTGATCCACTCGCCCTTCGGGCAGGTGGTGAAGGCGATCCGGGAGAACGAGAACCGCGCCATATCGCTCGGCTACAAGGTCGAGCACTACAAGTGGATCATCTTCGTCCTGGCCGCCGCCCTCGGCGGCGTAGCCGGCGGGTTGAATGCCCTGGTCGTCCGCATCGCGACGCTCACCGATGTCGGCAACGTGACATCCGGCCTCGTCGTCCTGATGGTGCTGGTCGGCGGCATCGGCACCGTCTTCGGCCCGCTGGTCGGCGCGGCGATCATCGTCGCGATGCAATACTACCTCGCCAGCTTCAGCGACTGGGTCACGGTGATCCAGGGAACGATCTTCATCGCCTGCGTGCTGGCGTTCCGTCGCGGCGTTGCCGGCGAAGTTGCCTCCTGGCTCAAATTGTCCCTTTAA
- a CDS encoding amidase, translating to MPTDELREHDATSLAGLIRAGELSPDELLDATLARIDSCDGRYNAIAADLRDRARRQIAAGLNGPFAGVPFLLKDLGHDYEGAPMTMGAHAMRHHVAARSAYYVERCLRVGLVIAGTTTSPELGLKAITETRLHGATRNPWNPAHTPGGSSGGAGAAVAAGYVPMAGASDGGGSIRIPAAYCGLFGLKPSRGRVTAGPLAGEVWDGAVADHVVTRSVRDSAAMLDCLAGPAPGDPFVIAPPARPFLAELGEAPGQLRIAFSLRSPIGGRVAPEIAEATRATAHLLESLGHIVEEAEPAIDGTLLARCYMGMYYGQVAAMLSTLKRRHGCRESDFHPDTRAIAAIGRAMSAGAYAELREQWNGFARALGAFHETYDLYLTPTTALGPARIGELDSPPAIQALSRLISRARAGGLLIRSGVVDDLAFRNLERTPFTQLANLTFVPAMSVPLHHGPDGLPIGMQFIGRSGDEATLFRLAAQLEQAAPWAGRRPPPI from the coding sequence ATGCCGACTGACGAACTGCGCGAACATGACGCCACGTCGCTTGCCGGGCTGATCCGCGCCGGCGAACTCTCGCCGGACGAACTGCTCGACGCGACGCTGGCGCGGATCGACTCGTGCGATGGCCGATACAACGCCATCGCCGCCGACCTGCGCGACCGCGCCCGGCGGCAGATCGCCGCCGGCCTCAACGGCCCCTTCGCCGGCGTGCCCTTCCTGCTGAAGGATCTGGGTCACGACTATGAAGGCGCGCCGATGACGATGGGCGCCCATGCGATGCGCCATCACGTCGCCGCCCGTTCCGCTTATTACGTCGAGCGCTGCCTGCGCGTCGGGCTGGTCATCGCCGGAACCACCACCTCGCCGGAACTCGGCCTGAAGGCGATCACCGAAACCCGGCTGCACGGCGCCACCCGCAACCCGTGGAATCCCGCGCACACGCCCGGCGGCTCCTCCGGCGGCGCCGGTGCGGCCGTCGCCGCCGGCTACGTGCCGATGGCCGGCGCCTCCGATGGCGGCGGGTCGATCCGTATCCCCGCCGCCTATTGCGGCCTGTTCGGGCTCAAGCCCTCGCGCGGCCGGGTCACCGCCGGCCCCCTGGCCGGCGAGGTGTGGGACGGCGCGGTGGCCGACCATGTCGTGACCCGTAGCGTCCGCGATTCCGCCGCCATGCTCGATTGCCTGGCCGGCCCGGCGCCCGGCGATCCCTTCGTCATCGCCCCGCCGGCGCGGCCCTTCCTCGCCGAGCTTGGCGAAGCGCCGGGCCAGCTCAGGATCGCCTTTTCGCTCCGCTCGCCGATCGGCGGCCGCGTCGCCCCCGAGATCGCCGAGGCGACCCGCGCCACCGCGCACCTCCTCGAGTCGCTCGGCCACATCGTCGAGGAGGCCGAACCCGCGATCGACGGCACCCTGCTCGCCCGCTGCTACATGGGCATGTATTACGGCCAGGTCGCCGCCATGCTGTCCACGCTGAAACGCCGGCACGGCTGCCGCGAGTCCGATTTCCACCCGGATACCAGGGCCATCGCGGCGATCGGCCGCGCCATGTCGGCCGGCGCCTATGCCGAGCTGCGCGAGCAGTGGAACGGCTTCGCCCGCGCCCTCGGCGCCTTCCACGAAACCTACGATCTCTACCTCACCCCGACCACCGCACTCGGTCCGGCGCGGATCGGCGAGCTCGACTCCCCGCCCGCCATCCAGGCGCTGAGCCGGCTGATCAGCCGCGCGCGCGCCGGCGGGCTGCTGATCCGCTCCGGCGTGGTCGACGATCTGGCCTTCCGCAACCTCGAACGCACCCCCTTCACCCAGCTCGCCAACCTGACCTTCGTGCCGGCAATGTCGGTGCCGCTGCATCACGGGCCGGACGGCCTGCCGATCGGCATGCAGTTCATCGGCCGCTCCGGCGACGAGGCGACGCTGTTCCGCCTCGCCGCGCAGCTCGAACAGGCCGCCCCCTGGGCCGGACGCCGACCGCCGCCGATCTGA